AAAATTCACGAAAGACAGCTAGTGAAATTAAATGTTAGTGAGATATACTATCGTAAACCGTAGTTATGTAATAGGATCAAGCTAACCAGCGAAGTAACCGCTACCTCCATGAATTTTATCACACCAATGTTCAGCATAAAATGTAGTAACAAATATTGTTATACAAAGTATATCCATTTTTATTGACtatgaatttattaaataatgttttcaaGTGAGCAAGACGAACCCGAAAACAGAAAAACAATAAGcccataaatttttgtttatttaagTAAATATCTCAAGCCGTCTAAATTAGTCATGTGAACTTGCAATCAGCATTACATTTTGACTAACTCTTAGAACTTATATGAAGTAGAAGTTGTTGCCTCGGTACCGCGGTATTATATGCAgttcattttgttttggagAATGCAAAATCGAGTTCGCTCTaaacaattcttttaaGCAATAATCTTAAAAGGCAAATATTGAAATCAAAGATACGTAGCTGTTTCAACTATAAACAAGTACAttccaaattttaaatctaGAGATTAGGGTTTTCCACGGTAGTTTAAAGAGCGAAAAGGCATTCAGATGAACAAAAGATGCTAAGTTTTTTAGCTAAACCCGCTTATACTTTCTTATTTCTCGAGGACTTTAGCCTCTCTACTTACCTAAAAGTTTCTGTACAGTGCAATACAGGTTACTtcgttatattttttaactgtTGACTACGCAGTTCGGTATCTGTTTAACGATACGAAAAATTGCGGTACGTTTCTCTAGCGACCTACAATATAGCGGTATGCAATATTTAACTAACAatgtatatttattgttataagAAGTCTATTAGTATCGGTCACCGATATAGCTAATAACTGAgctgaggaacgaggttcagtgGTAGCTCTATTTACAATCTTTCTAATAGTTTTTagcaatttatttatgtatgcagaaaagcaatttatCCGCATCTATCAGCAAACGAATCTTAAGTAATATCTTAGCatatgacatatagtgatacgcaacgtaCTGTATCATAGCTAGTGTAGTTCTGCTAACATTAACATGTACTTCTTTGTTTGTATTATGCATATAGCATTAACCGCGTTAAGCTAAGTTAACGTTACGAAGAGCGTACAGAAGAGATTCAGTTTAGTAACTGCGAATTGTTAATTGTTCTCATAACTTAGCCTACATCTAGTGTAAGACGACGATTGTGAAAATTCaccttaaaaaattcaacaaGTCTTGCAAATTATGACTTGAATAATTTTCCATTAAGAAGAATAAGCACACAATGTTTTTTGATGACAAGATAACTTGACATTCTGCCATTCATGCGGTTTCATACACATCAATTAATTTAGTGCATAAATACAATATAACaagttattaaattttagaagaagaatgaaaaagcAATTCCTTGTACGTAAAAACTCGTCAAATTCTCGCTACCTTCGTCGAGATTGCGTTAtatgtttacaaaaagatGGTCTTCGGGCACAGCTATCTCCATGTGGGCATGACCAGTTCGATTATTCTTGCATATGTCGCTGGATGGATCAATCCTTGACATGTCCCATCTGTAAGAGACACGTAGATTGTGTGTTTTATGGATTTCATGGGTCAAGTTTGTATAAGAAGTGGTATACTCAATCTTTGGGGTCAAATCAGTATTCGATTTCACGACAATTACTACGGCAGCCTTCATTTTCCTCCAGCGAAAACACTGACAGATTGGCCGATTTGCTACGCGTACGACGTTTCATCTATCAAAAGGCATGGAAAAGCTATGAAAATCCCTCGCTTTCATCACATAGGCAATATCAAATACCCACTCCTATCCAACTAGCTTCTAGCGCAtctttattaaagaaagtgGAAAGCTTTATTGCTAAAGAACTTCTCTTGTTTGAATATTTAGATGGACATCAAATTAACTTTATACAAATCTTTTTGATGGGTCTCTTACGAGTTCAGAATATTCAACATCCACAAACCATTGATGAATTAGCGGAATTTATAGGCCATGAAGAGTCCTCTATACTCCTCCATGAATTGCAAAGATATTTACAATTCCGTCCATTGTCGATAAGCAGCTACTTGTATAGCAAGCGATATTTGTATGGTCCGGAAGGCTTAACAATGGTTCAGCTGTTGAgtcaaattgaaaacattcAGCATGAATCTGGTCCTGAGACGGAAAATTCGTAATCAAGCGTTAATTGTATATTATTGCAATTTACTGTGATTCTTTGGGcttatcaaaaattagttttatCATTGTATCGTTCATTGccttattttttctaatatatacaaatggtattttttgaagcaataGCTATTAGCTTTATCATGATTAGTAAAGGAGGTTCGTATtatgaattgaaaaatcaatatttaagaaataataaataaaacaacatttttgaaaaatagaaattttgTAGGTAACAGTTACCTTACTACAGTTGCTTAGCATCCAATATTTACCCACACCTACAAGCTTGAGGAAACATTATTTGAGCAATTTTCCTACTTCTCTTTTATTAGAAACCACTGATATTGTACTGTCGCTTTAAGAGAAAAATCAGAAGGAACTGAGGATTTTATGATATAGAAATCTCAACGCGATGTCAACGTTGAATGGACAAGTATGAAATTAGTTTGACAGTTTCTTTTACTAACAATATCAGACAGCATTGGCTTACGCCAAAGTTTGGCATCATGTTTCTGCAAAAAATGTTCCTCTAGGTAGGCTGGCTTCCCAAATTGCAACTACTCTTATGGGCAAGCACAAACCCATTTATCACCCTGCAGCAGACTGTGGAGATGTCGTAGTAGTCACTGACTGTTCTGAAA
This region of Schizosaccharomyces pombe strain 972h- genome assembly, chromosome: II genomic DNA includes:
- the mrz1 gene encoding ubiquitin-protein ligase E3, coding for MKKQFLVRKNSSNSRYLRRDCVICLQKDGLRAQLSPCGHDQFDYSCICRWMDQSLTCPICKRHVDCVFYGFHGSSLYKKWYTQSLGSNQYSISRQLLRQPSFSSSENTDRLADLLRVRRFIYQKAWKSYENPSLSSHRQYQIPTPIQLASSASLLKKVESFIAKELLLFEYLDGHQINFIQIFLMGLLRVQNIQHPQTIDELAEFIGHEESSILLHELQRYLQFRPLSISSYLYSKRYLYGPEGLTMVQLLSQIENIQHESGPETENS